A window from Balaenoptera musculus isolate JJ_BM4_2016_0621 chromosome 8, mBalMus1.pri.v3, whole genome shotgun sequence encodes these proteins:
- the GSTP1 gene encoding glutathione S-transferase P: protein MPPYTIVYFPTRGRCEAMRMLLADQGQSWKEEVVTKESWLQGPLKASCLYGQLPKFQDGDLTLYQSNAILRHLGRSFGLYGKDQREAALVDMVNDGVEDLRRHCSHLIHHRHEEDKAQYVQELPGHLKPFETLLSQNQGGQAFIVGDQISFADYNLLDLLRSHQVLVPSCLDSFPLLSAYVARVSARPKLQAFLASPEHVNRPVFASRKI, encoded by the exons A TGCCGCCCTACACCATCGTCTACTTCCCGACCCGAG ggcgcTGCGAGGCCATGCGCATGCTGCTGGCCGACCAGGGCCAGAGCTGGAAGGAGGAGGTGGTGACCAAGGAGTCCTGGTTGCAGGGCCCACTCAAGGCCTCCTGT ctgTACGGGCAGCTCCCCAAGTTCCAGGATGGAGACCTGACCCTGTACCAGTCCAATGCCATCCTGCGACACCTGGGCCGCTCCTTTG GGCTCTACGGCAAAGACCAGCGAGAGGCAGCGCTGGTGGACATGGTGAACGACGGTGTGGAGGACCTCCGCAGGCACTGCAGCCACCTCATCCACCACCGCCAT GAGGAGGACAAGGCCCAGTACGTTCAGGAGCTGCCGGGGCACCTGAAGCCTTTTGAGACCCTGCTGTCCCAGAACCAAGGGGGCCAGGCCTTCATCGTGGGCGACCAG ATCTCCTTCGCAGACTACAACCTGCTGGACCTGCTGCGGAGTCACCAGGTCCTGGTCCccagctgcctggactccttcccCCTGCTCTCGGCCTACGTGGCCCGCGTCAGTGCCCGGCCCAAGCTCCAGGCCTTCCTGGCCTCCCCGGAGCACGTGAACCGCCCCGTCTTTGCAAGCCGCAAGATATGA